A window of Terriglobales bacterium genomic DNA:
TCACCTGCGTTTCGGGCCACGTCCGATTCACTCGAGCTACCTGATCAGCCGCGCCAATTTTGTGGCCTGCCACCAGTTCAGCTTCCTGGAGCGGGTAGATGTGCTGCGGCACGCTGAGCAGGGCGCCACATTCCTGCTCAACAGTCCTTTCGGTCCGGACCAGGTCTGGAACAACATTCCGCGCACCGTGCAGCAGCAGATCATCGACAAGAAGCTGAAGTTTTACGTGATCGATGGCTACGATGTTGCCCGCCAAACCGGGATGGGGGGACGCGTCAACACCATCATGCAGACTTGCTTCTTCGCGATCAGCGGAGTGCTTCCCCGCGACGAGGCCCTGGAAGCGATCAAGAACTCGATCCGCAAAACCTACGGCAAACGCGGCGAGGCGGTGGTGCAGAAGAACTTCGCAGCCGTGGATGGCACGCTGGCTAATCTGTTGGAAGTCAAAGTGCCGAACGAGGTCTCGAGCAGCTTCGACATTCGACCCGCGGTACCGGCGCAAGCGCCGGTTTTCGTAAAAGACGTGCTCGCTCCCATCATTGAGGGCAATGGCGACCTGCTGCCAGTCAGCAAGCTGCCCATCGATGGCACGTTCCCCACGGGCACCGCGCAGTGGGAGAAACGTAATATCGCACTTGAAATTCCCGAATGGGACGAGAAGCTCTGCATCCAATGCGGCAAGTGTGTGATGGTCTGTCCGCACGCGGTGATTCGCGCCAAGGTTTACGAGTCTGACAAGCTGCAGGGTGCGCCGCAACACTTCAAGTCTGTGGCTGCCCGCTGGAAAGAATTTGGCCACCTCCAATACACGCTGCAGGTGGCTCCGGAAGATTGCACGGGCTGCGCTCTGTGCGTTGAAGTCTGTCCGGTCAAGAGCAAGACCGAGGTCAAGCACAAAGCCATCAACATGGTGGCGCAGGCTCCAGTCCGCGAGCAGGAAGCCACGAACTGGGATTTCTTCCTCTCGCTGCCGGAGACGGATCGCAGCGCCTTGAGCTTAGGACAGGTAAAAGACATACAACTGCTGCAGCCGCTATTTGAGTTCTCCGGCGCCTGCGCGGGCTGTGGCGAGACGCCTTACATCAAGTTGATGTCACAGCTATTCGGCGACCGCGCCATTGTGGCCAATGCCACCGGCTGCTCGTCAATCTACGGGGGCAATCTTCCTACCACGCCTTACACCTTCAACCATGAGGGGCGTGGGATCGCGTGGTCAAACTCGCTGTTCGAAGACAATGCGGAATTTGGCCTGGGCATGCGTCTTTCCCTCAACAAGCAAAGCGAATACGCCCGTGAGCTGGTGCAGAAGCTCTCGGCTGAGATCGGGGAGGAATTTGCCGCCGATCTGCTGCACGCGGATCAGTCGGGGGAAACCGGAATTCGCGCTCAGCGGGAGCGAGTTGAGCGGCTGAAGCAGAAGTTAGCAGGCCTCACCTCCGCAGCTGCACGCGATCTCAAAGCGCTCGCCGACGTGTTGGTCAACAAGTCAGTCTGGATCGTGGGTGGCGATGGCTGGGCCTACGATATCGGCTACG
This region includes:
- the nifJ gene encoding pyruvate:ferredoxin (flavodoxin) oxidoreductase; its protein translation is HLRFGPRPIHSSYLISRANFVACHQFSFLERVDVLRHAEQGATFLLNSPFGPDQVWNNIPRTVQQQIIDKKLKFYVIDGYDVARQTGMGGRVNTIMQTCFFAISGVLPRDEALEAIKNSIRKTYGKRGEAVVQKNFAAVDGTLANLLEVKVPNEVSSSFDIRPAVPAQAPVFVKDVLAPIIEGNGDLLPVSKLPIDGTFPTGTAQWEKRNIALEIPEWDEKLCIQCGKCVMVCPHAVIRAKVYESDKLQGAPQHFKSVAARWKEFGHLQYTLQVAPEDCTGCALCVEVCPVKSKTEVKHKAINMVAQAPVREQEATNWDFFLSLPETDRSALSLGQVKDIQLLQPLFEFSGACAGCGETPYIKLMSQLFGDRAIVANATGCSSIYGGNLPTTPYTFNHEGRGIAWSNSLFEDNAEFGLGMRLSLNKQSEYARELVQKLSAEIGEEFAADLLHADQSGETGIRAQRERVERLKQKLAGLTSAAARDLKALADVLVNKSVWIVGGDGWAYDIGYGGLDHVLASGHNVNILVLDTEVYSNTGGQMSKATPRAAVAKFAAGGKPRPKKDLALMAMSYGNVYVAHVAFGAGDMQTLKAFLEAEAYDGPSLIIAYSHCIAHGYDLVHGLDQQKLAVQAGHWPLFRYNPKLVEQGKNPLQLDSKAPSIPLEKYIYNETRYTMLTHSHPEEAKELLQEAQQDVVNRWKLYEYWASMPANGAGKPTAPAPPEKAGAVAGAKGVEK